Below is a window of Thermodesulfobacteriota bacterium DNA.
GCGCCGCCTCCTTCCCGACCAGATCGCCGATGGGCAACAGCCCCGCCGCCCCCTGCGCGCGGGTGGCGAGGCGCACGGCCGCCTCCGCGAGGAGGATGCTGCCGAGGGTCCCCGCGGGGTCCTCGAGCCGTGCGGTCCGCTTCCCGGCAGCGACGCCGCAGACCGCGGCGGGCGTTCCCGGAGGCGCCGTCATCGACCCGCGCAGCCACAGCAACGACGCGCCCGCGAACTCCTTCCCCACGGTCCCCAGCTTTCCGAGCGAGCCCGTGATCCGCGCCACCCGCGCTCCCGCCTTGTTCCCGGGGACTCCGAGGACCGAGCCGTCCGGGGTCGAGAAATACCGCCCGGGCGGCGCTCCCCGCGGGGCGTCCGCGCCGGCGCCGATCCGCTTCGCGCAATCGCGCAGGAACGCGTAGCCGCCGAAGCGGTCGGGGGAGAAGAACAGGAACCGTGAAGGGGCGGTAGCGGCGGCCCCCTCCAGGTAGTGCGCGGCGAGCAGGTCGGTCCAGCCGGGCATCATCCCGCACCCCGAGACGGCGGCGAGCCCCGCCGACCGGAAGGCGGCGTGGATCTCGTCCCGGTCGCCCGGCGGGAGCGGGAGGTCGCCGACCGACGCGGCGGGGACCCTCGCCGCCGCGCACGTCAGGAGGATCGTCTTTTCGTATTCCGCGCACGGTCCCACCGCGCTCGCGACGGCGTCGATCCCCTCGAGCAGGCGCGCCAGCTCCGGCGCCTTTCCGACATCCGCCATGGCGTACCGGCACTTCGGGGACAGCGCCTTGGCCATCTTCTTCGCGTCCTTGATGACGTAATCCACGAGGAGGAGCTCCCCGACTTCGGGGCGGCGGGACAGTTCGAGGGCGGCGGCGCGCCCGACGAAACCGGCGGCGCCGAGGAGCGCGATCTTCATGACCGCATCATACACCGCAAGCGTTTCGGTTTTTCACGCATTTCTCCCGTTTTTTCGCTCCTTGGGGGTAAAGAAAACGGGACGATTTTCCGATAATGATTGCGATATCTGAGGGGGGATCTATGACGCCAACAGGGGAGATTTGTTCGGCTTCCGGCCCTGGAAACGACCCGTACCGCATGATCCTGGAGTGCTATCCCCACCCGGCGTACCTGCTCGATTCCCGCGGGGTGACCCGCGAGGCGAACCTCGCGGGGCGGGAGCTCCTCGGCCCGGCGGCCGCGCGCGGAGCGTCCCGGTGCGGGGAAGCGTCTCCCGGAGAGCCGTTCCCGTTGTTCCCTTACGAAGTCGGGAGCTTCGCGGTTTCCGATGCAGGCGGCAGATCCTTCGACGCGGAGCTGTCGCTCGGGGACGGGGCGCGCCAGTTCCAGGTGCATCTGCGGCGGGCGCCCGGCGCGGACGGAAAGTTCCCGGGGATCCTGCTCGTCCTGACCGACATCACTCCCCGGGTCGGAGTGCAGCGGGAGCTTGCGGAAAAGCATCGGGAGCTCACCCGGCTCGTCGATCAGATCAG
It encodes the following:
- a CDS encoding saccharopine dehydrogenase NADP-binding domain-containing protein: MKIALLGAAGFVGRAAALELSRRPEVGELLLVDYVIKDAKKMAKALSPKCRYAMADVGKAPELARLLEGIDAVASAVGPCAEYEKTILLTCAAARVPAASVGDLPLPPGDRDEIHAAFRSAGLAAVSGCGMMPGWTDLLAAHYLEGAAATAPSRFLFFSPDRFGGYAFLRDCAKRIGAGADAPRGAPPGRYFSTPDGSVLGVPGNKAGARVARITGSLGKLGTVGKEFAGASLLWLRGSMTAPPGTPAAVCGVAAGKRTARLEDPAGTLGSILLAEAAVRLATRAQGAAGLLPIGDLVGKEAA